Below is a genomic region from Pectobacterium polaris.
GGCGATGGCCGCACGCCTCAGCCCTGAGATTGACGTACGTTTTGCAACGCTGTGCCACGATTTAGGAAAAGGGCTGACGCCGCCTGAACTCTGGCCGCGTCATCTTGGCCACGGCCCAGCGGGCGTCAAACTGGTTGAAGCATTGTGCCAGCGCCTGCGCGTGCCAAATCCGATTCGCGATTTGGCAAAGCTGGTTGCTGAATATCATGATTTGGTTCATACCGTGCAGGTGCTGCAACCCAAAACCCTGCTGAAGTTATTTGATGCGATCGACGTCTGGCGTAAACCGCAACGTCTGGAGCAGTTAGCGCTCACGAGCGAAGCCGATGCCAGAGGCCGTGCCGGTTTTGAAGAGAACCCGTATCCACAAGGTGATTACCTGCGTGAAGCCTTCCGTGTCGCCACTCAGGTCAGCAGTGCGGACGTCGTTGCCGATGGGTTTAAGGGCATTGACGTACGCAACGAACTGGCACGTCGCCGCATTCATGCACTGGCAGACTGGAAAGCACAACAGCCGGATAGTTCGGGCACGTCCTGAAACAAAGAGGCCACGCTAATGCGTGGCCTCTTCTCTCTATAACGGTCTATCTAAAATCTACGCACTCAGTCTTACATAAACACCATGTAAACCACGCCCGCGACGATAAAACGGTAAATCGCGAACGGGATAAACGAGATGCGTTTGATGATTTTCAGGAAGGTTTTAATCGCAATCAGCGCTACGATAAATGCCGTCACGAAACCAACGGCAAACATCGGCACATCGGCCAGCGATAGGAAATGCCAGCTTTTATACAGATCCAGAACGGTCGCGCCCATCATCATGGGAACAGCCAGAATAAAAGAGAACTCAGAAGCGGCATAGCGGCTGACGCCCATCAGCATCCCGCCGGAAATAGTCGCCCCCGAACGTGAAAAGCCGGGCCACAGCGCCAGACATTGAAAACAGCCAATCATAAATGCCTGACGGTGCGTGATGTCATCCAGCCCGACAGCACGCGGCTCTTTTGGCTTGAACCATTCCGCCGCTAGCAGCAGGAAGCCACCGATCACCAGCGCATACATCACGTTCTGCGGATAAAACAGCGACTTGATGAAGTCATGAAAAATCAGGCCAAGCACCACTGCGGGAATCATTGCCAGCAAGATGTGCGTCAGTTTCAGACGCCCAGCAGTTTTCCCCTCGTGCGGAACTTCACCGAAGTGAATCCCTATCAGACCAAAGAGGCGGCGCCAGAACATCACGACAACGGCCAGAATTGAGCCAAGCTGAATGATAACTTCAAACGTCTTGGCTTTCTCATCAGCAAACCCTAACCAATGACCAACAATAATCATATGCCCTGTAGACGATACGGGCAAAAACTCGGTCAGTCCTTCGACCACGCCAAGAATAAATGCGATTAGCAATGAATGCAGGTCAGTCATCTAAAAATCCTTGCCTCTAATAAAAACGAAAATGCAGCGCACAAAAAAGCGGCCGCGTACTTCCGCGAGCCGCTACACACCCTAAATAATTCGAGTTGCAGGAAGGCGGCAAGCGAATGAGTCCCGATGAGCTTACTCAAGTAAGTGATTCGGGTGAGTGAACGCAGCCAACGCACATGCAGCTTGAAGTATGACGGGTATAACTGGCTTATAGACTATTTGGGTTACGGTTTAGTTGCACGTAAATCAGTATTTATTCTGTTAAATCAGATTTATCGCGTGCCGCGCTCAATAATGACGCCAACCTGACGTGCCTGTGCGACAGCGCCCGGCTTGCTGAGCTTGATCCGTAGCCAGGGAATCGAGAAGCGCTGCATCAGCATGTGTGCAACTTCTTCAGCAACGCGCTCCACCAGAGCAAAGCGCTGGTTTGCCACGTGGGCAATCACCGCTTCGCTGACATCGGCATAGCTCAGGCAGTCATTCACATCGTCACTGGCGGCTGCCTGACGGTTATCCCAGCCCATTTCGATATCGAACACCAGTTTCTGCTGGATGGTCTGTTCCCAATCGTAAACACCAATAGTAGTGATTACAGTAAGTTCTTCAATAAATACGATATCCATCACGCCATTCTCTGTTTTTGTCGCTGTCGGATACCACTTCCGACGGAATGTGCGTATTATCCACAGATGAGAAGAGTAAAACGACCCTTATTAAACGTCTCTCTATACAAACTAAACGGAATAGCGTTATGAGTGTTACCGCGCTTGGTATGATGTTAATCGCGTATCTGTGTGGCTCTATTTCCAGTGCGATTTTGTTCTGCAGAATTGCTGGGCTGCCCGATCCGCGTCAGCATGGTTCTGGGAACCCCGGAGCCACTAACGTATTGCGTATTGGCGGCAAAGCGGCCGCTGCCACCGTATTGCTGTTTGATGTTCTGAAAGGCATGCTGCCAGTCTGGGCCGCTTACGAGCTGGGCGTTCCCCCGCTGTACCTCGGGTTAACCGCTATCGCTGCCTGCCTCGGCCATATCTATCCGGTCTTTTTCCACTTTCGCGGTGGCAAAGGTGTAGCAACGGCTTTGGGTGCCATCGCCCCGATTGGCTGGGATCTGACAGGCCTGATGACTGGCACCTGGCTACTGACCGTGCTGCTCAGCGGCTATTCCTCGCTTGGCGCAATTGTCAGTGCGCTCATCGCACCGTTTTATGTCTGGTGGTTCAAGCCACAGTTTACCTTCCCCGTCGCGATGCTCTCTTGCCTGATACTGATGCGTCATCATGACAATATCCAACGCCTCTGGCGCGGACAGGAAAGTAAAATCTGGAATAAGCTACGTAAGAAGAAACAGCCAGAAGACGAACAGACGTCCTCCGAAGAATAAGACAAAAAAATTCCCGTTTTCACGGGAATTTTTTTATGAAGTATGAAGGGGAAATTAGAATCGGCCGATGGCGGCAAATTCCTGCGACTGCACTTTAAACTGAGACATGCTTTCTGCCAGCAGGCGAGCCTGATCTTCCAGTGAGCGCGTGGCAGCGGCAGACTCTTCTACCAGAGACGCATTTTGCTGTGCGACTTCATCCATCTGCGATACCGCCAGATTTACCTGCCCAATGCCATTGCTTTGCTCACGCGTGGCCGTTGAGATCTCACGCATCAGGGATGTCACGCGCGCCACGGCATCAGAAACATCGTTCATCGTTTCGCCCGCCATTTTCGCCATCACGGTGCCTTCACTGACTCGGCTTTGAGACTCTTCCATCAGCATTTTGATCTCTTTGGCCGATTGCGCACTGCGCTGCGCCAGACTGCGGACTTCACCCGCAACCACCGCAAATCCACGCCCCTGCTCACCCGCACGTGCCGCTTCAACCGCCGCATTCAGCGCCAGAATGTTGGTCTGGAACGCGATGCCGTCGATCACCGCCAGAATATCGCCAATGCGTGCGGAGCTGCTGGAGATCATCTGCATTTTCTCAATCATGCTCCCCACGGTTTCGCTGCCTTTATTAGCGATGTCGGACACATTTTGCGCCAGCGTATGCGCTTGTTCCGCACTTTCCGCATTCAGCGTTACCGTCGCGGTCAACTGCTCCATACTGGCTGCGGTTTCTTCCAGCGAGGAAGCTGACTCTTCCGTACGCGCAGCCAGATGGGTATTGCCGGAAGACAGCTCGCGCGTGCCGACGTCAATCTGCATACCAGCATCACGGACGCGGCCCACGGCGGTTGCCAGCGAATGCTGCATGGCCTTCATCGCCTGAATCAGGCGGCCAATTTCATTATTACCGCCATCGGCAATGCGCTGGGTCAAATCACCACGGGCAATAAACTCCAGCTGGCCGACCGTCTCTTCAAGCGGAGACAGAATAGAGCGCTTCAAGGCAATCCAGGCAGCTAACACCAGCAGCAGCACGGATATACAGGCAATACCGATGATCATCAGGCGGTTGAACGCGAAGCTTTCCGCTTCTGCGAGCATGTTTTCCCCGACTTCCAGACCGAAATCACGGAATTCGTTCGCCACCTTATCCATCTTAACGCTGAGCGGTGGTAAAACGTCCTGCAACAGCACGTAATAGGCTGCGACATCGCCACGTTTCAGCGCATCAACCATCGGCTGAACGCCAAGATTCATGTATTGCTCGTAGTTGCTTTTAACCTCTGCGGCCATTTTGGCACCGCGCTCCGTTACGGTGCCGTAGGAAAGAAAGCGTGTCATTTCTTTGTGAGAAAGCGCCGTGTAGGCTTCTGCCCGCGCGACCGATGCATTCGCCAGATCGGTCAGCCCGCTTTCCATCTGACGAGCAGCCAACGCTGCCCCGGTTCTTGCACGCAGTGAAGCGGTATAGCTCCCCGCCAGCGCCGTGACTTCTTTGCCCTGAATCTTGTCGATTGTCGTAAGCGAAGTGATTCCCTGATTGATTGAGGTGATGCCAATTCCGCACACCAGCAATAACAGCAGTACCATCGTTCCTAACAAAGCAATCAAGCTCGTCTTGATTGTGATGTTTCTTAACATTTTTGTTTCCCTGACATTACAAATGATAAATAAATGCGGAGAAAGGCTCCGCATAACGTGATCTAGATCATGTTCCTATCGGTAACAAACCTGCTTTCTTTAAAGAAACTTTAGTAACGAAAGTATTTTTACTTAAACGACTCGCGCAAGCGCATCGCGCCTTGCACACGCTAAAAATCGGGGACATTAAACGCTTTTTGGCTATAATGACGGCCACGCTATTTCAGGTTTAAGAGAAGGAAACCGACATGAGTCTGAACAATGTCCCGGCGGGTAAAGATCTGCCGGAAGATATCTATGTAGTGATTGAAATTCCCGCGAACGCCGATCCGATCAAATATGAAATTGATAAAGATACCGGTGCGCTGTTTGTAGACCGTTTCATGTCTACGGCCATGTTCTACCCATGCAACTACGGCTACATCAACCACACGCTGTCTCTGGATGGCGACCCGGTTGACGTTCTGGTTCCAACCCCGTATCCGTTGCAGCCAGGCTCAGTGATCCGCTGCCGTCCTGTTGGCGTGCTGAAAATGTCCGACGAAGCGGGCGAAGATGCCAAGCTGGTTGCCGTTCCGCACAGCAAGCTGACCAAAGAATACGATCACATTAAAGATGTTAACGACCTGCCTGAACTGCTGCGTGCACAGATCGGCCACTTCTTTGAACACTACAAAGATCTGGAAAAAGGCAAGTGGGTGAAAGTTGAAGGTTGGGATAACGCGGCTGCGGCGAAAGCCGAGATCGTTGCTTCCTTCGAGCGCGCGAAAAACAAATAAGCGCCACACGATATGCATTAAAGCCCTTACGGGCTCAAGATATCGCATGATCAAAAACACCGCCTTGCGCGGTGTTTTTATTTATGGCGACCATGACTTGATTGGCTACTCTGCCTCAAGCCTCTTCTTCACTGCGCTTTAGCCAGTCACCGCTGGCAATACGCGTCAGCCCTACAACAGGGTGCTTGTACAGATAGATCCAGGCACTGCCCAGAGGCGTACGAATCAGCTCACGTTGGTATTCGTGGCCGTCCCGCTTTAAGGCATCCAGCTCTGTCAAAATCGACGAACTAATGCGATAGACCTCGCAATGGATTTCTCCATCGCCGGGTACGACTGCCGGATAATGGCCGAGATCGTACAGCTCGAAACCTGCGAGCTGACAGTCCCCTAACCATTGCGCATTTGTCATCCAATGACTGTTTCCCTGTTTGCGTCGTAAACTGCCGTAAACAATAATTCGCATCGCTAGAACTCAAACTGATAGAGCACAT
It encodes:
- the bacA gene encoding undecaprenyl-diphosphate phosphatase yields the protein MTDLHSLLIAFILGVVEGLTEFLPVSSTGHMIIVGHWLGFADEKAKTFEVIIQLGSILAVVVMFWRRLFGLIGIHFGEVPHEGKTAGRLKLTHILLAMIPAVVLGLIFHDFIKSLFYPQNVMYALVIGGFLLLAAEWFKPKEPRAVGLDDITHRQAFMIGCFQCLALWPGFSRSGATISGGMLMGVSRYAASEFSFILAVPMMMGATVLDLYKSWHFLSLADVPMFAVGFVTAFIVALIAIKTFLKIIKRISFIPFAIYRFIVAGVVYMVFM
- the folB gene encoding bifunctional dihydroneopterin aldolase/7,8-dihydroneopterin epimerase encodes the protein MDIVFIEELTVITTIGVYDWEQTIQQKLVFDIEMGWDNRQAAASDDVNDCLSYADVSEAVIAHVANQRFALVERVAEEVAHMLMQRFSIPWLRIKLSKPGAVAQARQVGVIIERGTR
- the plsY gene encoding glycerol-3-phosphate 1-O-acyltransferase PlsY; this encodes MSVTALGMMLIAYLCGSISSAILFCRIAGLPDPRQHGSGNPGATNVLRIGGKAAAATVLLFDVLKGMLPVWAAYELGVPPLYLGLTAIAACLGHIYPVFFHFRGGKGVATALGAIAPIGWDLTGLMTGTWLLTVLLSGYSSLGAIVSALIAPFYVWWFKPQFTFPVAMLSCLILMRHHDNIQRLWRGQESKIWNKLRKKKQPEDEQTSSEE
- a CDS encoding methyl-accepting chemotaxis protein, which gives rise to MLRNITIKTSLIALLGTMVLLLLLVCGIGITSINQGITSLTTIDKIQGKEVTALAGSYTASLRARTGAALAARQMESGLTDLANASVARAEAYTALSHKEMTRFLSYGTVTERGAKMAAEVKSNYEQYMNLGVQPMVDALKRGDVAAYYVLLQDVLPPLSVKMDKVANEFRDFGLEVGENMLAEAESFAFNRLMIIGIACISVLLLVLAAWIALKRSILSPLEETVGQLEFIARGDLTQRIADGGNNEIGRLIQAMKAMQHSLATAVGRVRDAGMQIDVGTRELSSGNTHLAARTEESASSLEETAASMEQLTATVTLNAESAEQAHTLAQNVSDIANKGSETVGSMIEKMQMISSSSARIGDILAVIDGIAFQTNILALNAAVEAARAGEQGRGFAVVAGEVRSLAQRSAQSAKEIKMLMEESQSRVSEGTVMAKMAGETMNDVSDAVARVTSLMREISTATREQSNGIGQVNLAVSQMDEVAQQNASLVEESAAATRSLEDQARLLAESMSQFKVQSQEFAAIGRF
- the ppa gene encoding inorganic diphosphatase, which encodes MSLNNVPAGKDLPEDIYVVIEIPANADPIKYEIDKDTGALFVDRFMSTAMFYPCNYGYINHTLSLDGDPVDVLVPTPYPLQPGSVIRCRPVGVLKMSDEAGEDAKLVAVPHSKLTKEYDHIKDVNDLPELLRAQIGHFFEHYKDLEKGKWVKVEGWDNAAAAKAEIVASFERAKNK
- a CDS encoding gamma-glutamylcyclotransferase family protein, which codes for MRIIVYGSLRRKQGNSHWMTNAQWLGDCQLAGFELYDLGHYPAVVPGDGEIHCEVYRISSSILTELDALKRDGHEYQRELIRTPLGSAWIYLYKHPVVGLTRIASGDWLKRSEEEA